In the Pseudanabaena sp. PCC 7367 genome, one interval contains:
- the cobT gene encoding nicotinate mononucleotide-dependent phosphoribosyltransferase CobT yields the protein MTIRAYCQPEQAKIWRSQHQHQQPTFACVLGFTDTGLLSGISAAGATPEDRQFTAIADAEFLSLGHNPNFPLPPLMAGASPVLIARAVIAGLGLPHHLFNAGLRHAPTVPTIDLGGQPANCLSSGAALPIEVVWHLWQQGLAWGKKLGQQLVNEPGKMGRYLIVGECVVGGTTTALAVLTALGLEAQGMVNSSHPNCNHAQKWQLVEAGLGQANRQKLLADPIAIVAAVGDPMQIVVAGMAIAASNFGGVMLAGGTQMLAIYALMQALAQTYQLAWQPTQIVVGTTRWVAEDPTGDTVGLAQAIGDVPLLATQLSFADSKYPQLRAYEQGFVKEGVGAGGLAIAATLYQNWSQSELLTSIETQLASLLSNQSST from the coding sequence ATGACAATCCGAGCATATTGCCAACCAGAGCAAGCTAAGATTTGGCGATCGCAACACCAACATCAACAGCCCACCTTCGCCTGTGTGCTGGGTTTTACTGATACAGGCTTGTTGTCTGGCATCTCCGCCGCCGGTGCCACGCCAGAGGATCGCCAATTTACAGCGATCGCCGACGCTGAGTTCTTGAGCCTGGGACATAACCCCAATTTCCCGCTGCCGCCGCTCATGGCTGGAGCTTCGCCGGTTCTAATTGCCAGAGCCGTAATTGCCGGATTAGGGCTACCCCATCACCTGTTTAATGCGGGATTACGTCATGCACCAACCGTACCGACGATCGATTTAGGGGGACAGCCGGCTAACTGTTTAAGCAGTGGTGCAGCCTTGCCGATCGAGGTAGTGTGGCATTTATGGCAGCAGGGACTAGCCTGGGGCAAGAAACTGGGGCAACAGTTAGTTAACGAACCAGGCAAAATGGGTAGATATTTAATTGTGGGAGAATGTGTGGTTGGTGGCACTACAACAGCCCTGGCAGTGCTGACTGCTTTGGGGCTAGAAGCACAGGGCATGGTCAATAGTTCCCATCCCAATTGCAACCACGCTCAGAAATGGCAACTAGTAGAAGCGGGATTGGGGCAAGCTAATCGCCAGAAGTTATTGGCTGATCCGATCGCAATTGTGGCGGCGGTTGGCGATCCAATGCAAATTGTGGTGGCGGGAATGGCAATCGCGGCGAGTAATTTTGGGGGTGTAATGCTGGCTGGTGGCACTCAGATGTTGGCGATTTATGCCCTGATGCAGGCTTTAGCGCAAACATATCAATTAGCCTGGCAACCCACTCAGATTGTGGTGGGGACAACCCGCTGGGTGGCTGAAGACCCTACTGGCGATACGGTTGGTCTTGCCCAGGCAATTGGCGATGTGCCATTGTTGGCCACCCAACTTAGTTTTGCTGATTCTAAATATCCGCAACTGCGTGCCTATGAACAGGGTTTTGTGAAAGAAGGGGTGGGTGCGGGTGGGTTGGCGATCGCCGCTACGCTATATCAAAACTGGTCACAATCTGAACTATTGACTAGCATTGAAACTCAGCTAGCCAGCTTGCTCAGCAATCAGTCGAGTACATAG
- a CDS encoding late competence development ComFB family protein, with product MASFRNVLEDLVVREAKLRVSHLRHEAIPKLNVGEVIAYSLNRLPPMYATTQQGCLRLRARIRNEIGYQISETVRRAISAVQVGDPLHDPNPLPETELVGSATALAKLQKILGDPHMHWSKVPESVAWAISKAGSVSMESFNALSHNRRSNVASIKEYLRRSRERRALIASNSLGGNSDDDNTLGHENSATIAHCEFELYMSRAYLGYCNVLERLVLTLAELQISRLAPEIRDRIDAAEVTAFTLNRLPPMYATSSRGLQQLHQRVKAEFASSINRTLYHAITVIVDSPHRFTTPLPYDKFDQEQSEAIDQLKLILNRPDLNPKNIAHVVEEVLDQKVSDSLGRASSYIMLNSG from the coding sequence ATGGCAAGCTTTAGGAATGTTTTAGAAGATCTGGTGGTTCGGGAAGCAAAGTTACGGGTTAGTCACTTGCGTCATGAAGCTATTCCCAAACTGAATGTAGGCGAAGTAATTGCCTACTCCCTGAATCGATTGCCACCGATGTATGCCACTACTCAGCAGGGTTGCCTGAGGCTAAGAGCCCGGATTCGCAATGAGATCGGCTATCAGATTTCGGAAACAGTACGCCGTGCCATTTCTGCGGTTCAGGTAGGAGATCCGCTTCATGATCCTAATCCTTTACCGGAAACCGAACTAGTAGGTAGCGCCACAGCGTTGGCCAAATTGCAAAAAATCCTGGGCGATCCCCACATGCACTGGAGTAAAGTGCCAGAGTCAGTGGCTTGGGCGATTTCCAAGGCTGGTTCGGTGTCGATGGAAAGTTTTAATGCCCTCAGTCACAATCGCCGCAGTAATGTTGCCAGCATTAAAGAATATTTGCGCCGATCGCGGGAGCGCCGTGCCCTGATTGCCTCAAATTCTTTGGGTGGGAATTCCGATGATGATAATACCCTGGGGCATGAAAATAGTGCTACGATCGCCCACTGTGAGTTTGAATTATATATGTCTAGAGCCTATCTGGGCTATTGTAATGTGCTGGAACGGTTGGTTCTAACTCTGGCTGAGCTTCAAATTAGCCGCCTTGCCCCAGAAATCCGCGATCGGATTGATGCCGCCGAGGTCACCGCCTTTACCTTGAACCGCTTGCCACCTATGTATGCCACCAGTAGCCGTGGTCTACAACAGCTCCACCAAAGAGTTAAAGCCGAATTTGCTAGCAGCATCAATCGCACTTTGTACCATGCAATCACCGTGATAGTAGATTCACCCCATCGATTTACTACGCCATTGCCCTATGACAAATTTGACCAAGAGCAATCTGAAGCGATCGATCAATTAAAACTAATTCTCAATCGCCCCGATCTCAATCCTAAAAATATTGCCCATGTGGTTGAAGAAGTTCTGGACCAAAAGGTCAGCGATAGCCTGGGGCGCGCTTCCAGCTATATCATGTTGAATAGTGGTTGA
- the sat gene encoding sulfate adenylyltransferase, protein MTRSIETIAAHGGQLINRIAADRQKQDFLAQADRLPRVQLSERSLSDLELIAIGGFSPLTGFMNQADYIGVVENMRLANGLPWSIPVTLPVAEAIANQLELDSLVRLDDPNGEFIGVLELSQKYTYDKVHEALHVYRTNEDKHPGVKVIYDQGEVNLAGDVWLLERRPHPQFPTYQIDPAESRQLFQEKGWRTVVGFQTRNPIHRAHEYIQKSALEIVDGLFLHPLVGATKKDDIPADVRMRCYEIILEKYYPHDRVILAINPSAMRYAGPREAIFHALLRKNYGCTHFIVGRDHAGVGDYYGTYDAQHIFGEFEPGELGITPLMFEHAFYCKRTGGMATAKTSPSLPEERIHLSGTKVREMLRRGELPPPQFSRPEVASELARAMQAIAQSESNA, encoded by the coding sequence ATGACGCGATCTATTGAGACAATTGCCGCTCATGGTGGTCAGTTAATTAATCGCATTGCTGCCGATCGGCAAAAACAAGATTTCCTTGCCCAGGCCGATCGCTTACCCAGGGTGCAACTATCTGAACGATCGCTCTCGGATTTAGAACTAATTGCGATCGGTGGCTTTAGCCCGCTGACCGGATTTATGAACCAGGCTGACTATATCGGCGTGGTTGAGAACATGCGCCTGGCCAATGGTTTACCCTGGTCGATCCCGGTGACGCTACCTGTCGCTGAGGCGATCGCTAACCAACTGGAATTAGACAGCCTGGTACGGCTTGATGATCCCAATGGGGAATTTATTGGCGTACTGGAGCTAAGCCAAAAATATACCTATGACAAGGTGCATGAAGCCTTGCATGTTTATCGCACCAATGAAGACAAGCATCCTGGCGTAAAGGTGATTTATGATCAAGGTGAGGTAAACCTGGCTGGTGATGTATGGCTGTTGGAGCGCCGCCCCCATCCCCAATTTCCTACCTATCAAATCGATCCGGCAGAATCCCGCCAATTGTTTCAAGAAAAAGGCTGGCGGACTGTGGTGGGTTTCCAGACTCGCAACCCGATCCACCGCGCCCATGAATATATTCAAAAGTCGGCACTGGAAATTGTCGATGGTTTGTTCCTGCATCCACTAGTTGGCGCTACCAAAAAGGATGATATTCCCGCAGATGTGCGGATGCGTTGCTATGAAATCATCCTGGAGAAATATTACCCCCACGATCGCGTGATTCTGGCGATCAATCCTTCGGCGATGCGCTATGCTGGCCCCCGCGAGGCAATTTTCCATGCCCTGCTGCGGAAAAATTATGGCTGCACTCACTTCATTGTGGGTCGTGATCATGCTGGGGTGGGTGATTATTATGGCACCTATGACGCACAACATATTTTTGGGGAATTTGAACCCGGTGAATTGGGCATCACGCCATTGATGTTTGAACATGCTTTCTATTGCAAGCGTACTGGTGGCATGGCCACAGCCAAGACCAGCCCCAGTTTGCCAGAGGAACGCATTCACCTGTCGGGTACGAAGGTACGCGAGATGCTACGCCGAGGTGAGTTGCCACCACCACAGTTTTCGCGCCCAGAGGTGGCCTCTGAATTAGCCAGAGCCATGCAGGCGATCGCCCAATCTGAATCGAATGCTTGA